The Juglans regia cultivar Chandler chromosome 11, Walnut 2.0, whole genome shotgun sequence genome contains the following window.
ataagtatgttTCAACATATAAACTATGATGAATTGGCAGAAGAGTAAAAAGGTAGAATCTCTCTGTAACATGCCTTCTGCAGTTGTGCAGGATGGCCTAAGTTTTACAAATGCTTTTGTAGCATAAAATAATTAACCACATCTATACAGAGATTGATTTGTCATGTTCCACAAACAAGCTCGCATAGATGAAgcaaaattccaaatttttatcTACACATCATGATTGTGCGCACAAACGCTTGTGTGTTTCACTACCAATAAACTTTATCATGGTGTATCTCTTGAACTCAAGATAACAGGTCAGGATTATAAGCCAGCTTAGCAAGATAGGTATTCATCATATTTCGTTGATTGCCATTCATTCACTGTTCCCTTTGCAATACTGGGAAACAAATGGGACACAGATTCAACTTGCCTAGTTCTACTGCAAAAAGTCAATCTTAATCAACTTGCATCAATCACATTAAGGCCACTTGATTTTTTCAATctagcataatatatataaataagctaATGATTCTTTCAGAACTATTATGGGACTCTAACATGCTTGGAAGGATATGTGTGTGTGTCCGCCTTTCATTTAGAAGAATAGCCTTTATGTCCTACTCCTAGTCCTATTCTTAGTAATACCATAAAAAAGTAGTTACCTATACAAGGTCAAATTGACAATGACATGTATCCTAATGTACAAATGAAAATATCTTACTAAAATGGACTGGGAAAAAAGTTGAAACGCAATTACATGCCTCTCTGATACTTTATCCTCAGAGCTTTTCTTAACTGAGCCTCCTTCGGTTGAAAGCTGAGGTTGAACACTTAGAAAGTCATCACCCATGGGCAAAATAAATGATGACAACAACGGATCTGGTGCTGCATTGGATGAGGAGACTATACAGGAAGACCCTCCAAAAAGAGACTGGAAGTTTCCTTCTCGCAGTTCTTTCCTCAACAAAGATAGTGTAGAATGCATACCACTTTTACGTGACTTCCTCTTGCGCTGCATGTAAACACTCGTTAAGGAATTTAGAACATTAAGTCAATTTCTCCTTTAGCAAGTATGATGCAAACATGGTTGTTACCAGCCACAACGTTAAGTAATAGGCAAGAAAAAGCAATCCATAAAACATTTGTATGCAGAATGACTTAGATTCTGGAAATGCAATTGTagagttgaaaaataaaaataaaaataaaaaataaccctCACAACTTGCACTACTTTTAAAGGTCTGCCatttcattttccctttttggttccaaaaataaaagcagTAATGAACACAGAAAACTCAGAGGATAAATAAACGGGTGCAGCAAGGGGGAAGGGGTggatgaaaaatgaataaatggtCCATTTCTCAAAGGGACTACTCTTcagagaaaatgaaggaaaagaaaattggtAACTTGAATCATTAGAAAACCATTTAAGTTCAATTACTTTGTATAGATGCTGCACAAAAGTTGTTTCTAAACACATGTTCAAGTAAATTCACTTGCAATTAATCACAAATTGATCGAGAAAATGCATAAAAGGattccaaaggttttttttttaatttttttttttttttatgacggggGAAACCACCCCACGGCAAAGCCCTTTGGACTCATCCATGGAACCTAAACTCCCGGGGAGACTAGCATAGCCACCCAccaccatggcctcccacttaaatcgcagtttgatcccagggagaatcgaacctgtgacatgggactcatgcacacaagttcgcccttaccacttgggctacccacgggtgggtAGACTCCAAAGAATTGTTGTAAAAgataataactaaaaaaaaggATATCTTGAATATGTTTCCATGTTGTAGGGTTATGTGAGCAACCATGTCAACCCCCACCCTCATTGCACAAACAGGACATACCTGCAGATAAACAGTCCTTGTTGTCAGCAAATCTAAGGATTAATTAGAGCACCCTccagttgaagaaaaaaaaaatttgaaaaaagctgTTAAGCTGcagaatatttttgttcatgttttatttgtcacataacaaacaaaaaagcTGTTAAGCCAGAGCTTTGAACTTCCATGATCCTAAACCGGAATAGTAATCAGACCTTTCAGTAAACAGATCAGAACACTACCCCTGCACCCTAATCCACACCAACCTACCCATATACCACCCAACTGTGGGTTGAAGATTGAAGACACACCATCATGTACAGATGAGGGACTTCTAGGAGCCAATCCCCTatgcttctatatatatagaagggcTACTGTAGGTTTCCAGAGCTCATTGGTGTTGACCAAAAGCCAAAGCATCTTACAATCTCTTATAtcgatatttttgttttgtttgtccACTGCTGGATCGAAAGTTTTTTATAACAAGCCACTGATGGATTGACAAATGTCCAGTTCATCAAATAGTTTCCCCTGAATCAGCATATGTAGAATTATAATGCCATGAAGAGCAGTCAAGATCAAGGCAGCTGCTACCCAATATCATGAGAGGAGATCACTGAGACAGCCTAACTCTCTATATGCTTGTATTCCAACAACTTTGGACCAATTGGATGAATCAATAGCATTACTAACAAAAAACAGATGAATGAGTAGCTATATTGAGAAACTACACCAGTTGGAACTTAAAGCTCGGTTATTTAGTTGAGAAGAACATTggttgaagaaaaagaatacaTTAGTATGCCATTCACTAGCTGCCTCTGAAGAGAAATTACAAGCACAAACTAGCTTTCTAATACCGATGCATACATTGAACAATaacttcttttttgataagttgcaTTGAACaataaactttgaaaaatagatgtTAAATAAGTTGCAACATTTTACTCGTGTGTAAGTCGTTGCATACATAAGATTGTTATTAACAAACATAAGAGGAGCAATACCCCATTCTTTGCCTCCAAAGGATGCTCCTCGTCAATGTGGCAGCACAATCCAACTATATCGAAATACTCCGAACAAAATGGACATGGAAACTCCTCCCTTGTATCATCATCCCCATCAAGTTCTTCAAAGGCCATGAACATATCTGCAATTCACCACCATATTTCAGTGACTTCAAGAATAATCTTTGCACATGCAATGCAGACCAACTGAATCCCATTTGGTCTGTGGAAAAACTAAGTaaaaccactttttttttttttttttttgggagggggggggaagacaagaaattttttttttttttataagtaaaataagtattattaacaaaaagggGCAACAACTGCCAGTTACAAAAATGTATGCCCTATTTACAAAGGCAcgttagaaactaagaaatcatgaagttccatgccattaaagtccacagcaatggcccaagtacaaagagtcctaaaaaagaaaatttttagttcttccagcgatctctcattgtcttcaaacgtcctctcatttcactcctgccacaagcaccacatgatacaaataggaatcatcttccaaatctctTTGATCTGGTGCACCCCTCGGATAAATGTCCAACACGCCAATATATCCACCACGGattccggcataacccatgtgagatccatccttttaaacacctcattccaGAGCGTCCTGGCTACCTCACAATACAAGAGTAAATGATTCACCGCCTCACCTCCtcctttacacatacaacaccagtctacgATGATTATCCTcttctttctcagattatctgtaataagaatcttgcctaatgccgctgtccacacaaagaaagaagcttttggAAGGGCCTTGTGTCGCCAGAGCCTTTTCCAGGAAAACTGTGCCCCTGGCACTTGTGCAAGGACCTTATAATAGGAACGAACAGTGAAAACCCCTTTTCCTGCAGGAATCCACCAGAGACTATCCTCATGCTGGATATTAGGACTATAAGAGTACAGAAAACTATAAAACTCTGCAAAAatctccatctcccaatcccGTGCCGCCCagttgaaattgatattccagtgAATACCCCGTTCTGAGATTCTCATAACCTCCGCCACTATAGTTTCTTTGGCACTTGCTATCTGGAAGAGAATAGGAAACAACTCTTGGAGGGCACTGTTACCACACCATGCAtctttccaaaatctgatcGTGGCACCTGAACCCACCTGAAATCTCGTGTGTCGATAAAAAACCTCCCACCCTTTTCTAatatacttccatagccccCTTCCATGTGCCCccctaacttctctagtacaccaaccttcccctaaaccaccatatttattttctatcacagTTCTCCATAGGGCTTATGGCTCCTTGGTATATCGCCATAGCCATTTACCAAGTAACAACCGATTAAACAACCGCATATTTCTGATACCCAAATCGCCATTAGAGATAGGATGGCATACATTTTCCCATTTGaccagatgaaatttaaactcttctccCATTCCaccccacagaaaatctctttgtaacttCTCAAGACGACTCGCCACACTTGCCGAAATAGggaataaagataagaaataagttggtAGATCAGAAAGtgtgcttttaatcaaagtaatccgacccccttttgacaagtacattATCTTCCACCCTGCcagtttcctttctattttttcaattactgtGTCCCAAATCGAGCGTGCCCTCGAAGCTATACCTAAAGGTAATCCCAGGTAAGTCATAGGAAGAGACTTTATCTTACAACCCAACGTGTCAGCCAACTCCCTAATATTCTGAACCTCTCCAATCAGTACCAACTCAAATTTATCACAGTTCACTTTTAgaccagacactgcttcaaaacacagtaGACACGCCTTCACAGCCAGCACCTGGTCCCGATCAGCTtcacacataataagcgtatcatctgcgAACAACAAATGAGAGATAGTAGTAATATCCCTGGTTGGAGAACCAATTTGGAAACCCCTAACAAAACCATCAGCCGACAAGGCcgagatcatcctgcttagtgcctccatcacaataacaaaaagtaaacgagataacggatccccttaCCTCAGACCACGAGAACTCTGAAAGAAATCCTCAGGGCTACCATTAATCAATACAGAAAACCGTACCGTAGAGATACACCACCTAATCCAAGACCTCCACCTttcaccaaaaccacacctaccCAATAGATGTATGAGGAAGTCCCAATTAACATGGTcatacgccttttccatatccaacttgcacATAATACCTGAGTTTCCATCCTTCAATctgctatccaaacattcattggcaattagaACCGCATCGAGAATCTGTCTTCCtttaacaaaggcattttgaggcttgGTCACAATTTTTCCCAGAACCTCACTTAAGCGATTTGCAAGCACTTTTGAGATAATCTTGTATACTCCATTTACTAAGcttataggccgaaaatctGAGATCTCAATAGCCCCGGCCTTTTTAGGAATCAAGGCAAGGAATGTGaaattaagacttttctcaaattttccaaacgaGGTTAACCGGCCCAACCGCTTTTGCCATACGTCCGGAAACTGGCTTTCCCACTCTGGTGAAATTAGGAAACGATCCAATCGATTCCATGTATGATTATTAGACCATGTAGCAAGGCCCCCTGTTAGTGGTAGATCTATCAAATTCAAGTTGAAGATGCACTCTGAGAACTCCAAGTTtgctggtctcaatcttctattTCCAAAACTTTCACTTTGGAATCGAGcaacattaaaatcacccccaatacaccaagggagTTCCCACCAGCAATGAACCCCAGCTAGCTCATCCCACAGTAATCTTCTATCCACGTCTAAATTGGGCCCATAAAaccctgcaaaagcccacaagaaACCATCCGCCACACTTCTAAAAGAGCACGCTACCATATATTTCCCTATGTAATCCTctactttctccaccacccgCCTATCCCACAACATTATAACTCCTCCCGATGCACCCGAAGAAGCCAAATACACCCAATCTACATAATTACTACTCCATATACTCCTCACAATCCTCCTATTGATTAACTTCAGCTTCGTTTCTTGTAAACAAACGATGTCCGCTTTCTACTCACGAAGTAAGTGCCGAATCCGAAGATGCTTTTCTATCTCATTAAGACCGCGGACATTTCAAGAcacaatttttggcttcatttatGAACAAACAGCCCCTTCCTTTTTACCCAACTCCTACTAGGACTACCCTCcgagttcatcgaccacatcaGCCTTTTGAGCTCCCGATTCTGCTTCAAGTCCCCCTTCCTTTTCTGTTGATAcccagcttccatagcagttaacaatgctatgaactgctcttcatacccCTCGCAATTAATCCCCACAAAATGTTGAATCTCTTTCACCTTATGTAATACCCAGTCTGAAGCTTGATCTGGAAAACAATAGTTCAATGGGATAGGATTGCTACTATGGAAATTCTGAAAATCCTCCCCCACAGAAAATTCCTCTAAACCCAACTGATCGCAAGACTCAGAGAGGACTAaggtagtgtttggatgttgaagtgagttgagttgagttgagttgagatgataaaatattgttagaatattattttttaatattattattattttgagatttgaaaaagttgaattatttattatattttgtattgggatttgaaaaaattgtaatgatgagttgagatgaattgagatgagtttggaaaccaaacgaagcctaaatcaTCCTCCACCGAGTGCATGAGGTCCTCGGACTCCTCATCCCCAACCTCCGACTCAGAAACCTCTAAGGGTCTAACAGATAATTTCGCCGGATCCAACCTCGTGCCTTCCATAGATGTCGGTGAAATTTGGGTCGCATTTTCCCGGATTTCGAACTCCTTCTGTGCACAGAACACCGGTGACGCCTCGTCGGCGACCTCTACAGCTGTCATCGGCGGTTTCTGTGCTACCTCCGCCATTGGTAGACTTTCCGGCACGAAGCCAAGGCTGGGTGTCGCGCCGCTGTGTTGATCGCGTCGTTGGGCTGGATCTTCACACTCGGATCCTTGCCCGCCCATTTGGGCCTTGAGCTGGGACGGCCTAGCCCCTGCTGAAGAGGACAAGCCTCGCTGTAACTTGGGCCGAGTTTGCCCATTTAATTTCCTCCAAACGGCCCGCCCCTTTTGTTTACTCTTGTGTTGGGCCTCATTTCGGGTTTTGCTAGACCCAGCCCCCCAATACTTTTTTAATCCACCCGTATCTCCAACCCGCCCCATATTCCTTTTTAATACGTCCGTGTCTTCGTTTTCCTTAAACACCCCAACAAATTCCACAATTTCAGCCATACCTCTTTGCAGATACCGCAGCTGGCCTTGCATCGCCATCAGTAGTCTTCGCACTTCCCACGCCTCCTGACACGCCGCGGAGTTCCTGCCATGGGTATGGTTCGGAATTGCGTCTTGACTCCACCTCCCTTGTCTCCTGTCAGAAAATGTCACTCCACCTTCCCGTTTCCTCATAGCTTTCGGCAACGACGAGGATAAGGCCTCCTTATACGTCCATGACTAAAACTTCACCGCCTCCTTCCCAATGTTCACCTGAGTTCCTCCATTAACAGAGACCTCTATACCACTTTCTAACAATACCTCCCGCATTTTCCTCCAACCCCACCCATTATTTCCTTCTGGAATGCACAGTACATTTCTCCTCCCCCTGGGTTATATTTAGAGACTTCAAGATATCTTCCTCTATGGTTTGTGCATCGTTGAGCAATAAGACTGTAGTAGCCATCTCTAGTTGCTGAATACACCTCCTTCTTCCCCTCTCTTAAACTTTCCTCTAACACCTTCCTCAGCCAATGCGTTGATGATGCTCCCAAAATCACTGTATAATCCATCTTCCAGCTTCTCTCGGTGACTCGCACTAATCCACCACCCACTTTTGACAGAATAAATCTTTTGGATTCAATAACCACCTCTATGGGATAACCCATATTGAATAAGAAGCAGTTAACACCAATCTCAAGATTTATTTCACCATTAACAGAACACTATCAACGAAGAAACACCAAACAGCGTGATATTTTTCAAACGTGCATGAGAAAACAGGGGAGGGAgaaaagtgtacggagagaaaaggGGAGAGATGGTGGGAGATGGTAAGAGGATCCTCTCTTAGTTCTTGATGGGAagacaagaaattcaagccaAATAGTTGGAGTTTTAAAGTTCACTTCACTTATACTTCATCATTAATCACAACTCGGAGTTCTAAAGTCCATTTACAAGATaccaaaacacacacacactcttgAAAAATGTAGAGATCTTATTATACCAAACTCTTTCAAGCATAAATCTAAATtacaaaattgagaaaatatatcatcactctCAAAGCATCCAAACAAAACACCCAAAGATTAGTTTAACTCTTCAGAACAAACAATTACACCAACCTCTAAAATGTGAACTTTTCATCAACTCCCACATCTATTCAACATATAATTTAAGCTCTAATTCTCCGGTGACCAAAATTTTCCTCATTTCTCGCCTAACAAATAAACCAACAAAAGGAAGAGAGACATCCAGGCCaccttaaaattaaatattgtccATTCACGACATGCAAATGATAATGTTATTGATGATGGTGATAATCTAAACAACCCTCTTTCGATCGTTAATAAGGcttaacttattaaaaaattaatatacgcCATCCTGCAGTAACCAGGATTTTCCCTTAGTTTCTTAGCTATCAAACAACCCGCAGGTTGTGTTACAGATTATATATTCACAGACTTCACTAAAGGTAAACCTTTTCCAGTTTCCACATCTAAATAACCACAAATCCAAGCTCCAACAATACTCACCGCCAAATTTCACCCTTTTTCTCAGCAACCATAAAAACccgaaaaacaaaaaggaaaagaagcgATACTCAGCCTACATAGCCACATAAAAGCAAACTCTCCAACTCGCACATCTAAAACAACCGATaacaagagaaaagaaaaggtggtCAATCCAGCTCACCGGATCGCGATTGAAGAGCGGACTGGTACCGCCTTGAAGCGGAAGAGAGACGAGCGCTCCACGAATCATTATCCATAGCTTAATCTCCAACTCCTCTTCTGAATCAAATCGATTCCAAACGATGCTCTGTAcccaaaacgcaccgtttcaccAACAGAATCCTGTCTCCTCTGGGTTTAAGATCCAATTCGCCTGAGATGAGGGATAGACAGAATTTGGGTAGGGTTTGAGCTCAGACGGAGAGATGTAATGAAATTTCACAATAAAAGGAAGTGGAATTAATTCActgcattttttctatttatgccaaaatgaaataaattcgCTTAACTCATCCAATAAAATCGATTAAACAGAAGAAGATTGATAAGATGATTCTTCAAAACTCTTATTCACATgtaagttaatatatattttttttaatccttaaATAAGTAGTATGATTCCATTCATCTATGTCATGTTCTAatatcatgaaaaaatttataaatttaatttatcttataaaatcgatttaataaaaaaaattgtttactttttataaatatatttaaaattttagttataaataatgtgaaattatttttcaaaacaaaataaccGACAAAAATTGAGTTGTAcgtatcaaaaataaaattacaaaaattttccTAGACAACTGTACGCGCATGGGCTCTCATATTTATTGCTCCTACACgcagtatatttatttaatttttttaacgaaagtaatatattaaataacagTTTTCCTaacttatttttgtttaatcttttagttttgatttttctgttatttttattttgtttttaagagaATCTCGGagttgataaaattattatataataaatataaggagATAGCTGGACTTAATGGTATGTATGattctatatttaattaaacgaTACTACAAGTAAACTGAgctattgtggcgattttttgACCGCTGGAAATAATATTACCGCAATAGTCCAGTTTTCACGGTGATTTTCTGCTTCGACGCTACTTCAAAGGGGTTcggttttaattttatcttttacgACGAATTTAAcgttttttgcggcgattatgTTCATTATTTTCGACAAATTTGAGTATTGGGAAAGcccaattttcttatagtgcgATGAGTAAAAAAAAGCCAACATATATAATGATCCTGCAAATTAAAAGAGTAATTCTTTCAGTTTAGTGATAATAATAGTCCTTGTGGTCTAGATTTATTGCTGCTAATGTGTTTTGGATTTGGAATTGAGAATtgttttaaacacaaaaatatttcataaaaataaattcataaattgatgtgatttaatatagtatgttaaattataaaattatttttattataataactGACTGCATATTTATATTGTCCAATAGTGTTGAGCCGAGAAGCTTTAGTTAAGTACATATGTTAAGATATTAGAGAAGTGCTACTATAGCTGCAAAGagatactataaaaataaatttattaattaatctattaaattaatctattatatatatttttattggtttaattttttggaataagtgctgattattttatatggtatcGAAgtagaagtattattgagtttgaaTTCTAACTTTacactctatattatttaattaattttattatgaataacACTATTGTACTGATCACTTGATAAAATTATGAGTTGTAAGttacacacacaaatatatatatatatatatatatttatatatatatttgtatatagaCGATTTActactcaataaaaaattattcattttattgcACATCCAATAATACAGTTTTGATAAATACAGCTACCAAAGTACTGTAAATCCCAGTATATACATACAGAGTACGTACTTGAGAGTACACATTGTTTTTCaggaaaacaaaacatatataattaattattgtcgTTCCTTTTCAATGAAGTTAAAACTACTgaattaaagggaaaaaaaaataataatttggatCGATCCCATGTTATTTTATCCTTTCAATTTTCAATGGGAAAGAAATACCTTCATCaatgcacgcatgcatgcatgcgagtCTCCAATTccataccattttttttcctgatcgATCTGTAAGTAATTAATGATCTCGATCGGTTTTACTTTTCCAATGAATTGGCAGTAGTACTGAGAGCAATAACAATATGAGAGCTAGGCTGGAGGCAGCTGGGTTTCAGTAATTTTAAGActttgattaataatattagtgtTTGTTGTTGTTATGAAGATGATCAGCTGGAGAGGACGTGATAACAATATCAGTCAATGCAGACTGATCTAATTCTGGGGAGCAGCTTGCTACTTGTGTTTTCTGCTTcgtctctttcctttttcccaACAAAACCGCGTATAACCCGCACACAATCAGCACAGATCCTAATATtctgtcattttttataaaaaaaaaaatgcatgaaaatcagactaattgaaaaaaaaaagatatatatatgtcaaagtAGTGAATAGAACTTAGCTAGGAATCTCTGTGCATGCagatatatagtaatattaggTTAAgagtcactatatatatatatataaacgtacGTTCCAAGGTGCAACTTCTCGTCCAGGAGTAAAGACCCCATGATGGCAACTGAAACAAGCATCACAGGGTAGAAGATGGAGACATATAAAGGACCTCTCATGTTCACGCACCACGCAATCAAAGTCACCACTAGTCCTGTTCCTACGATTCCCTGCACACCCAATTAAGTCAGAGTTTGTGCGTGCAAGCCTTACACACCCAGACTTGTATCTGGTAGCTAGCCTGGTATTGATCtcttctgtttttatttttgaattcatAAGGATATATAGGAGGTACAATCCTTAGGAAAAGTATAAAGTACCGAGTAAGAGACTGTAAGAAGCCTGATATTCCAGCCCAACTTCCATTGGCTCCAATCACTCTCCGTGCATAGGGCATAGACAGCAGATTGAATAGCTCCCATCACACACATCAGAGCTGCGGACGAGTAGTGACATGGATATCTCTCACTCATTTTAGTCTGTTTAAGAGCAATTAATCATCAGTAATTTATACAAATTGGGAATTATGAGCAGAAGAgtcctgaatttttttttttgataaagaaAAACAGCAATATGTTTTATATAGTCACCTGAATTATTAACCAGGATGCAAACGACAAACAACTTCCTAGAGCCAATATAGAACCCAAAAGAAGATTTTCGGATTCTGGGGATGCTACCGAGTGTCCTCCGGTTTGATGTTGGCCGTGATGCAATAGATCAACATGAGTAGACCATATGTTAATTTCTGCCCCTCTGTAGAAGGTGAGGAGCATAGCCCCACCTATTCCCGTTAATGTTCCCAACACTTTAGCCTTTCCTGCAATTGTCCCCAGACTCAGCTTCTCCAACCTATTCAAAAATAAGGACCACGTACGTACAAGCTCTAATTAATGATCACCAGATTTTTTAGCAAGATGCAGATTAAcacattgaaaaaaatgaatgctTTGTTgtagaaaacaaaaaccaaatgaGCTATTTCACTTA
Protein-coding sequences here:
- the LOC109003483 gene encoding protein DEHYDRATION-INDUCED 19 homolog 3-like isoform X3 encodes the protein MDNDSWSARLSSASRRYQSALQSRSDMFMAFEELDGDDDTREEFPCPFCSEYFDIVGLCCHIDEEHPLEAKNGRKRKSRKSGMHSTLSLLRKELREGNFQSLFGGSSCIVSSSNAAPDPLLSSFILPMGDDFLSVQPQLSTEGGSVKKSSEDKVSERNVQSSPLSIKDQEEKAKRCEFVHGLLLSTILDDNL
- the LOC109003483 gene encoding protein DEHYDRATION-INDUCED 19 homolog 3-like isoform X1 → MDNDSWSARLSSASRRYQSALQSRSDMFMAFEELDGDDDTREEFPCPFCSEYFDIVGLCCHIDEEHPLEAKNGVCPVCAMRVGVDMVAHITLQHGNIFKMQRKRKSRKSGMHSTLSLLRKELREGNFQSLFGGSSCIVSSSNAAPDPLLSSFILPMGDDFLSVQPQLSTEGGSVKKSSEDKVSERNVQSSPLSIKDQEEKAKRCEFVHGLLLSTILDDNL
- the LOC109011320 gene encoding WAT1-related protein At1g68170-like isoform X1, with amino-acid sequence MAVERACKALHGLKPAMLMVVVQLSSAGVNVFFKLAANDGMSSRVIVTYRLIFAAAIVVPLALVFERNSRPKLTWTVLFQAFLSGLFGGSLFQNLYIESLALTSATFASAMFNLVPAITFILAVSFGLEKLSLGTIAGKAKVLGTLTGIGGAMLLTFYRGAEINIWSTHVDLLHHGQHQTGGHSVASPESENLLLGSILALGSCLSFASWLIIQTKMSERYPCHYSSAALMCVMGAIQSAVYALCTESDWSQWKLGWNIRLLTVSYSGIVGTGLVVTLIAWCVNMRGPLYVSIFYPVMLVSVAIMGSLLLDEKLHLGTILGSVLIVCGLYAVLLGKRKETKQKTQVASCSPELDQSALTDIVITSSPADHLHNNNKH
- the LOC109011320 gene encoding WAT1-related protein At1g68170-like isoform X2, whose amino-acid sequence is MAVERACKALHGLKPAMLMVVVQLSSAGVNVFFKLAANDGMSSRVIVTYRLIFAAAIVVPLALVFERNSRPKLTWTVLFQAFLSGLFGLEKLSLGTIAGKAKVLGTLTGIGGAMLLTFYRGAEINIWSTHVDLLHHGQHQTGGHSVASPESENLLLGSILALGSCLSFASWLIIQTKMSERYPCHYSSAALMCVMGAIQSAVYALCTESDWSQWKLGWNIRLLTVSYSGIVGTGLVVTLIAWCVNMRGPLYVSIFYPVMLVSVAIMGSLLLDEKLHLGTILGSVLIVCGLYAVLLGKRKETKQKTQVASCSPELDQSALTDIVITSSPADHLHNNNKH
- the LOC109003483 gene encoding protein DEHYDRATION-INDUCED 19 homolog 3-like isoform X2: MDNDSWSARLSSASRRYQSALQSRSDMFMAFEELDGDDDTREEFPCPFCSEYFDIVGLCCHIDEEHPLEAKNGVCPVCAMRVGVDMVAHITLQHGNIFKMQRKRKSRKSGMHSTLSLLRKELREGNFQSLFGGSSCIVSSSNAAPDPLLSSFILPMGDDFLSVQPQLSTEGGSVKKSSEDKVSERHKCSVISALYQGSGREGKKMRVCSWAVVVYHSG